The following are encoded in a window of Rhizobium sp. WYJ-E13 genomic DNA:
- a CDS encoding TSUP family transporter, producing MPDIAIHLLLLLCTAAFFAGFVDSIAGGGGLITVPAMLIAGIPPLQTLGTNKVQSLFGAASATIAYARKGHVKLSEQLPMALMAVMGGSLGAALATLVPGQVLQAVMPVLLVAIAIFFAVKPNLNDSDTHRRMTPFLFGLTLVPVIGFYDGVFGPGTGSFFMLAFVTLAGFGMLKATAHTKLLNLGSNFGALVVFASFGATLWKIGLLMGVCQFLGAQLGSRLAMRIGAKLIKPLLVIVCIAFAIKLLADPTNPLRVWLGV from the coding sequence GTGCCTGACATTGCCATCCATCTGCTTCTGCTGCTTTGTACGGCTGCCTTCTTTGCCGGTTTCGTCGATTCCATTGCCGGTGGTGGCGGCCTGATCACCGTTCCCGCCATGCTGATCGCAGGCATCCCGCCGCTGCAGACGCTCGGCACCAACAAGGTGCAGTCGCTCTTCGGCGCCGCCTCGGCAACCATCGCCTATGCCCGCAAGGGCCATGTGAAGCTTTCGGAACAATTGCCGATGGCGCTGATGGCCGTCATGGGCGGTTCGCTGGGTGCTGCCCTTGCCACCCTCGTTCCCGGCCAGGTGCTGCAGGCGGTCATGCCGGTGCTGCTGGTCGCGATCGCCATCTTCTTCGCCGTCAAGCCGAACCTCAACGATTCCGACACCCATCGCCGGATGACGCCCTTTCTCTTCGGCCTGACGCTGGTGCCTGTCATCGGCTTCTACGACGGCGTCTTCGGCCCCGGCACCGGCTCCTTCTTCATGCTCGCCTTCGTCACCCTCGCCGGTTTCGGCATGCTGAAGGCGACGGCCCATACCAAGCTTCTCAATCTCGGCTCGAATTTCGGCGCCCTCGTCGTCTTCGCAAGCTTCGGCGCCACCCTCTGGAAGATCGGCCTCCTGATGGGCGTCTGCCAGTTTCTCGGCGCGCAGCTCGGCTCCCGGCTCGCCATGCGCATCGGCGCAAAACTCATCAAGCCGCTGCTCGTCATCGTCTGCATCGCTTTCGCGATCAAACTTCTGGCCGACCCGACAAACCCGCTGCGTGTCTGGCTCGGAGTTTAG
- a CDS encoding isochorismatase family protein — protein sequence MKTRSYKALAAFAIVLLSASATQATIIDDWNTIKVPPAPALKPVSVNTSDTALLLLDFNGAQDPTKGPCNTKNKPRCIASLPKVEKLLNEARKSGVPVIYSITGGATKGDIATVLAPKEGDPVVQGGANKFINTDLEKILTEKHIKTVIVTGTASEGAVLNTAAYAALKGMSVILPVDGMSSTDPYAEQYVAWHFANAPGVSAKTTLTAIDEIKF from the coding sequence GACGCAGGCGACTATTATCGATGACTGGAATACGATCAAGGTGCCGCCGGCACCGGCGCTGAAGCCGGTCAGTGTGAATACGTCGGATACGGCGCTTCTGCTCCTCGATTTCAACGGCGCGCAGGACCCGACCAAGGGGCCATGCAACACGAAGAACAAACCGCGCTGCATCGCCTCGCTTCCGAAGGTGGAAAAGCTTCTGAATGAAGCGCGCAAGAGCGGCGTGCCCGTTATCTATAGCATCACTGGTGGCGCCACGAAGGGCGATATCGCCACCGTTCTGGCGCCGAAAGAGGGCGATCCGGTGGTGCAAGGAGGCGCCAACAAGTTCATCAACACCGATCTCGAAAAGATCCTGACTGAAAAGCACATCAAGACCGTGATCGTGACCGGCACGGCATCCGAAGGGGCGGTGCTGAATACGGCGGCCTATGCGGCGCTGAAGGGCATGAGCGTTATCCTACCCGTCGATGGCATGTCTTCGACCGACCCTTATGCCGAGCAATATGTCGCCTGGCACTTTGCCAATGCGCCGGGTGTTTCGGCCAAGACGACGCTAACTGCGATTGATGAGATCAAGTTCTAA